A stretch of Lathyrus oleraceus cultivar Zhongwan6 chromosome 6, CAAS_Psat_ZW6_1.0, whole genome shotgun sequence DNA encodes these proteins:
- the LOC127097206 gene encoding mediator of RNA polymerase II transcription subunit 11 isoform X2, with amino-acid sequence MDSQGQTTSLQRLQNVEKVLELAGGVMDELASPVGPRKDLVQNHCLEFMQLIKDIQVALRDEIKSACEYRPFEKCDYGPRIANEICFKKVEYVMSQLDAIKKTIDGYTAEP; translated from the exons ATGGATTCTCAAGGCCAAACAACTTCTTTGCAGCGACTGCAGAATGTCGAAAAG GTTTTGGAGCTTGCAGGAGGAGTCATGGATGAGCTTGCAAGTCCAGTTGGTCCTAGAAAAGATCTTGTTCAAAATCACTGCCTCGAATTCATGCAATTAATCAAG GACATCCAAGTAGCGTTGCGTGATGAAATCAAAAGTGCTTGTGAATACCGTCCATTTGAAAAATGTGATTATGGTCCAAGAATAGCCAATGAGATATGTTTCAAGAAGGTGGAATATGTCATGTCTCAGTTGGATGCAATTAAAAAAACTATAGATGGGTATACTGCAGAACCCTGA
- the LOC127097206 gene encoding mediator of RNA polymerase II transcription subunit 11 isoform X1: MDSQGQTTSLQRLQNVEKRIVKVLELAGGVMDELASPVGPRKDLVQNHCLEFMQLIKDIQVALRDEIKSACEYRPFEKCDYGPRIANEICFKKVEYVMSQLDAIKKTIDGYTAEP, translated from the exons ATGGATTCTCAAGGCCAAACAACTTCTTTGCAGCGACTGCAGAATGTCGAAAAG AGAATTGTCAAGGTTTTGGAGCTTGCAGGAGGAGTCATGGATGAGCTTGCAAGTCCAGTTGGTCCTAGAAAAGATCTTGTTCAAAATCACTGCCTCGAATTCATGCAATTAATCAAG GACATCCAAGTAGCGTTGCGTGATGAAATCAAAAGTGCTTGTGAATACCGTCCATTTGAAAAATGTGATTATGGTCCAAGAATAGCCAATGAGATATGTTTCAAGAAGGTGGAATATGTCATGTCTCAGTTGGATGCAATTAAAAAAACTATAGATGGGTATACTGCAGAACCCTGA